ACGCCGCCAGCGCGGCCGCCGGAGAGACCTTGCGCCAGACCACGTCGCGAACCACCGACACGGGGTCGCGGGCCAGCGGGTCGCCCCACCCACCGCCGCCGGTGGTGCGGATCCGGATCACCTCACCGGCGCGCACCGGCTCGGCGTCCGCCAGCGCGTCGACCTCGCGCTCGTGCGGGCCACCGGGGTCGATCGTCACCCGGAACGGCGTTCCGGCCAGGCCGCCCCTGACTCCCCAGCAGGCCAGGATGGAGCGGTCGGCGATGGACATGAAGTGGGCGTCGCGGAGCATCCGGATCTGCTTCTCGTAGCCCAGCCCGCCCCGGAACTCCCCCGCACCTCCGCTGTCGATCGCGAGACCCAGCGACTCGACCCGGAACGGGAACCGTGCCTCGGTGAACTCCGTGGGCAGGTTGCGCGAGTCGGGCACGACGTGGATCGTGTCCTCGCCGTCGGCGTAGTAGCGACCGCCCGAGCCGCCGCCGAGCACCTCGCGCATCAGGTAGGGCCGGCCGGCCGCGTCGTCGCCGTACACGCCGGTGTAGCGGATCGTCTCCTGGTCGGCCGGCATCCGGCCGTCGACCGCCTTGGCCAGCACGCCGGCGAGCACCCCGAGCAGGCGCAGGATCACGAAGGTCCGGGCGTTGGTCGGGGCCGGGAAGACCGGCGTCAGCAGGGTGCCCGGCTCGGGGAACCTCAGCTCGATCAGGGGCACGACGCCCTCGTTCACGTCGAGCTCGGCCATCCGCTCCGGGCTGTCGGCCAGGTTGCGCAGGATCGGCGCCAGCCACTTCTTCAGGAAGACGCCGTCGCTGTAGTCGCCGCAGTGGTTGATCGGCCCCCTGGCCTGCGGTCCGGTGCCGTCGAAGTCGAGGACCAGCCGCTCGCCGTCGGGATCGTCGGCCGCCGTCCGGGTCAGGGTGATCCGCTGCGTGTGCAGCCGCGGCTCGTCGACACCGTCGTGCTCGGCGTAGTCCTCCCACACCCAGGACCCGACCGGGATCTT
This genomic window from Nocardioides cynanchi contains:
- a CDS encoding hydantoinase B/oxoprolinase family protein — protein: MPTQFPFGPLTSDNGAAADPVLVEIVQGSLASVEAEVETAIARTSRSPMIRDAHDFRAGIHDRLLRKLTGRSYSALVHPVARDFPIESMRPGDVFFHNDVYRSEGGIGHLPDLCVTVPVFADDRVVAFVQAFGHHDDIGGAVPGSMPSSATTVFEEGLMVPPIRLWDAGVPNRAALAIMTRNSRMPESLAADLDAECSACLMGSRRLGELFERYGVDAVEGCFDAIIDRTTTTYRREILAKIPVGSWVWEDYAEHDGVDEPRLHTQRITLTRTAADDPDGERLVLDFDGTGPQARGPINHCGDYSDGVFLKKWLAPILRNLADSPERMAELDVNEGVVPLIELRFPEPGTLLTPVFPAPTNARTFVILRLLGVLAGVLAKAVDGRMPADQETIRYTGVYGDDAAGRPYLMREVLGGGSGGRYYADGEDTIHVVPDSRNLPTEFTEARFPFRVESLGLAIDSGGAGEFRGGLGYEKQIRMLRDAHFMSIADRSILACWGVRGGLAGTPFRVTIDPGGPHEREVDALADAEPVRAGEVIRIRTTGGGGWGDPLARDPVSVVRDVVWRKVSPAAALAAYGVVLTGDLDTDDLSFDAAATAAERASRPGRGDAFFDRGPGYARLSGGAEHADVDVV